One segment of Nocardioides sp. QY071 DNA contains the following:
- a CDS encoding helix-turn-helix domain-containing protein, translating into MSTSLLRGLRALEMLGTEALGVSEIARRLGVDKAGVSRMLGQLHAEGWVLRTGARYVLGERALTMATTDPAGVRRRATRVAAQLHERTGLTAVVLRLSGDGSQPVAVAGPTDFLEPDEPFEHLWSTAGGVALLAQLPDPELERRLAVSPWPRPSAAAPRDAADVRRLVRAVRSGSAAEERSWTIAGVSCVALPWPLLEPAPPYAVLAVGPTDDLERDPDAVRQAVRDAVAG; encoded by the coding sequence GTGTCCACCAGCCTCCTGCGCGGCCTGCGTGCCCTCGAGATGCTGGGCACCGAGGCCCTCGGGGTCTCCGAGATCGCCCGCCGGCTCGGCGTCGACAAGGCCGGCGTCTCCCGGATGCTCGGCCAGCTGCACGCGGAGGGCTGGGTGCTGCGCACCGGCGCGCGCTACGTCCTCGGCGAGCGCGCGCTGACGATGGCCACCACCGACCCGGCCGGCGTACGGCGCCGAGCCACCCGGGTCGCCGCGCAGCTCCACGAGCGCACCGGCCTGACCGCGGTCGTGCTCCGGCTCTCCGGCGACGGCAGCCAGCCGGTGGCCGTGGCCGGTCCGACGGACTTCCTCGAGCCGGACGAGCCGTTCGAGCACCTGTGGTCCACGGCCGGGGGCGTCGCGCTGCTCGCGCAGCTCCCCGACCCCGAGCTCGAGCGTCGTCTCGCCGTCTCGCCCTGGCCCCGCCCGTCCGCCGCCGCACCCCGCGACGCCGCCGACGTGCGGCGACTCGTGCGGGCCGTGCGGTCCGGCTCCGCCGCGGAGGAGCGGTCCTGGACCATCGCCGGCGTCAGCTGCGTCGCCCTCCCGTGGCCACTGCTCGAGCCCGCGCCGCCGTACGCCGTGCTGGCGGTGGGCCCGACCGACGACCTGGAGCGCGACCCCGACGCGGTCCGGCAGGCCGTGCGGGACGCGGTCGCGGGATGA